Proteins encoded by one window of Cheilinus undulatus linkage group 13, ASM1832078v1, whole genome shotgun sequence:
- the dnajc1 gene encoding dnaJ homolog subfamily C member 1: MEGFSGPYRAVLLSLGLLLSLPAGFCWDADLELFDLVEEVPETFYRFLSVEQDASPAEIKKAYRRLSLLLHPDKNKDENAENQFRQLVAIYEVLKDEERRRRYDDILENGLPDWRQPVFYYRRVRKMSNAELGFLLFLILTVGHYAVIWSIYLEKQLDELLSKKKKEKKKKLSKPSEDVRCIGQDRSDRVQDRPHWQDILPLKLSIWLYLSIKNLPQTVQEVKQYYEDYQQMKQQQREEAEAEQEVVIREKKPKVKKPKVEFPVYEPSVENVQSYDQATSIEEIEDQMDDWLQERRGGKKKVSD, translated from the exons ATGGAGGGCTTCTCCGGACCGTACCGAGCCGTGCTGCTCTCCCTCGGCCTGCTGCTCTCCCTCCCCGCGGGATTCTGCTGGGACGCCGACCTGGAGCTGTTCGACCTGGTGGAGGAGGTCCCGGAGACTTTTTACCGCTTCCTGTCGGTGGAACAG GATGCCTCGCCAGCAGAAATAAAGAAGGCGTACCGCCgcctgtctctcctcctccatcctgataaaaacaaagatgaaaatgctgaaaaccaGTTCAGACAG CTGGTGGCCATTTATGAAGTCCTGAAGGACGAGGAGAGACGACGCAG GTACGATGACATCCTGGAGAACGGCCTTCCTGATTGGAGGCAGCCGGTCTTTTACTACAGACGAGTGAGGAAGATGAGCAACGCTGAGCTGggcttcctcctcttcctcatcctcacaGTCGGACACTACGCCGTCATCTGGTCCATTTACCTGGAGAAGCAGCTG GACGAGCTGCTGagtaagaagaagaaagagaagaagaagaagctgagcAAACCGTCAGAGGACGTCAGGTGTATCGGTCAGGACCGGAGCGACAG AGTCCAGGACCGGCCTCACTGGCAGGACATCCTCCCTCTGAAGCTGAGCATCTGGCTGTACCTGTCCATCAAAAACCTGCCCCAGACCGTACAG GAGGTGAAGCAGTACTACGAAGACTACCAGCAgatgaagcagcagcagagagaagaaGCTGAAGCTGAACAGGAGGTGGTCATCA GAGAGAAGAAGCCGAAGGTGAAGAAGCCGAAGGTGGAGTTTCCTGTTTACGAGCCGTCGGTGGAGAACGTTCAGAGCTACGATCAGGCCACGTCCATCGAGGAGATCGAGGACCAGATGGACGACTGGCTGCAGGAGCGCCGGGGCGGGAAGAAGAAGGTGAGTGATTGA